In a genomic window of Phaeodactylum tricornutum CCAP 1055/1 chromosome 6, whole genome shotgun sequence:
- a CDS encoding predicted protein, whose translation MAMSFYRSVEIMFLCGALLLRARSDAFLIQSLGQVKVSALCSFSSCSLVSTRCLGKKDDDDYSPQIELVEEEDDYERDEDWTPDREKSKQRRLQARVYAESVRQQQEAPRSAPAKITPDKLREDDSTRPKASPYTEEEEDVIAAMGGKTSNPSRKREQGFLGDSTLNEIATDYGVPVCYLADVLCMWGVPVPIQVHDRLGDLVTGEQAFSILEAINSLDISALHDRYSNHNLIQLCAEYDIELQTAFEMAMKEGWSLPFGVNTCLRVEQSDELVR comes from the coding sequence ATGGCAATGTCCTTTTACAGATCCGTCGAAATTATGTTTCTGTGCGGTGCGCTGTTGCTCAGAGCGCGGTCCGACGCATTCCTGATACAAAGTCTAGGGCAAGTTAAAGTCAGCGCATTATGTTCCTTCAGCTCCTGTAGCCTTGTAAGTACCCGTTGCTTGGGGAAGaaagacgatgatgactATTCTCCCCAAATTGAGTTGGttgaagaggaagacgattACGAAAGAGATGAAGACTGGACTCCGGATAGAGAGAAATCGAAACAGCGTCGTCTCCAAGCTCGGGTCTACGCCGAAAGTGTtcgacagcaacaagaagcacCTAGGTCCGCTCCTGCAAAAATAACACCAGACAAATTGCGAGAGGATGATTCTACAAGGCCAAAGGCTAGTCCCTATaccgaggaggaagaagacgttATTGCTGCCATGGGAGGCAAGACGTCTAATCCAAGTCGAAAACGAGAGCAAGGATTCTTAGGTGACTCGACATTAAATGAGATTGCGACCGACTACGGTGTCCCGGTTTGCTATCTAGCAGACGTATTGTGTATGTGGGGTGTTCCCGTACCCATTCAAGTCCATGATCGACTGGGGGACTTGGTAACGGGGGAGCAGGCGTTTTCCATCCTGGAAGCCATCAATTCGCTTGATATTTCTGCCTTGCACGATCGATATTCTAATCACAACTTGATACAGCTTTGTGCCGAGTACGATATCGAGTTGCAGACAGCGTTTGAGATGGCAATGAAAGAAGGCTGGAGTCTACCGTTTGGCGTCAATACTTGCTTGCGAGTAGAGCAGAGCGACGAACTTGTTCGG
- a CDS encoding predicted protein produces MRATDPGQAIAALCLHPDDFAVRMARDGVGGAYTGGTQVVKVCGITSSEDALVACQAGANLIGVIFAPKSARKVTPEQAKAVVQAVRNFGERHQDHTFKPPNDESPLPHLVSCSRQLAEASRRPLVVGVFQNQDSSFVREMVDSCGLDLVQLHGQEGFAAAKVESCGVPAIRVVDIVVDSESGRAAENAVETILESITSDPIAILLDTAIKGQKEGGGTSRSFDWTIAEKVQAAGLPVIIAGGLSPENVKDAVAGTRPFGVDVSSGTEASPGRKDHQKVRDFVQNAKQAAVEANKGF; encoded by the coding sequence CGATTGCTGCTCTATGTTTGCATCCAGACGATTTCGCTGTCCGTATGGCTCGGGATGGTGTCGGCGGAGCCTATACCGGCGGTACTCAAGTGGTCAAAGTATGTGGCATAACAAGCTCTGAAGACGCACTCGTGGCCTGTCAAGCAGGAGCCAATTTGATTGGGGTCATTTTTGCCCCAAAGTCGGCGCGTAAAGTCACCCCTGAGCAAGCAAAGGCAGTTGTGCAGGCAGTCCGGAACTTTGGAGAGCGCCACCAGGATCACACCTTCAAACCTCCGAACGACGAGTCTCCGCTACCTCATTTGGTATCTTGTTCACGACAGTTGGCGGAGGCTTCAAGACGACCGCTTGTGGTTGGtgtttttcaaaaccaaGATTCCTCGTTCGTGCGGGAAATGGTTGATTCGTGTGGGTTGGATCTAGTCCAGCTTCATGGACAAGAAGGCTTCGCAGCAGCCAAAGTTGAAAGTTGTGGAGTTCCCGCGATTCGAGTGGTGGACATTGTCGTGGACTCCGAATCTGGTAGAGCAGCAGAGAATGCTGTAGAAACAATTCTGGAATCCATTACAAGCGATCCGATTGCTATTTTACTCGACACAGCCATCAAGGGTCAAAAAGAAGGGGGAGGAACCTCCCGATCGTTTGATTGGACCATTGCAGAAAAAGTGCAAGCCGCTGGTTTACCGGTCATAATTGCCGGAGGGCTGTCACCAGAGAATGTCAAGGACGCAGTTGCTGGAACGCGACCGTTCGGTGTGGATGTAAGTTCCGGTACAGAAGCGAGCCCTGGTCGCAAGGATCACCAAAAAGTTAGAGATTTCGTACAAAATGCGAAGCAAGCGGCCGtggaagcaaacaaaggaTTTTAA